The following are encoded in a window of Staphylospora marina genomic DNA:
- a CDS encoding hydroxymethylglutaryl-CoA lyase, giving the protein MEVRIVEVGLRDGLQNERAVIPVEHKRDLVERLIRAGVRHLEVTSFVHPKWIPQLADADELAGSLPVHDDVVYRALVPNRRGLDRALKTPVHEYAVFMSASETHNRKNINKSIDETFPVLAEVVEEAARHGKPVRGYVSTVFGCPYEGEVPVRQVIKVCEALFEMGVYEVSLGDTIGVATPSQVREVLRELLRHFPANRLAGHFHDTRGTGLVNAWVALEEGITTLDSSFGGLGGCPYAPGASGNLATEELVYMLSGMGVDTGIDLDLLCEAGLVAEKLLGRPLPSRVLRARAAGNDSSKA; this is encoded by the coding sequence GTGGAAGTCCGCATCGTGGAAGTGGGACTCAGGGACGGCTTGCAAAACGAGCGGGCGGTGATTCCGGTCGAACACAAGCGGGATCTGGTCGAGAGGCTCATTCGTGCGGGAGTCCGCCATCTGGAGGTCACCTCTTTCGTCCATCCCAAATGGATTCCTCAGCTGGCCGATGCCGACGAACTGGCGGGCAGCCTTCCCGTACACGATGATGTCGTCTATCGAGCGCTCGTTCCGAATCGTCGGGGGCTTGACCGCGCGCTGAAAACGCCGGTTCACGAGTACGCGGTGTTCATGTCGGCCAGCGAGACCCACAACCGGAAAAACATCAACAAATCGATCGACGAAACATTCCCGGTGCTGGCTGAGGTGGTGGAGGAAGCCGCCAGGCACGGAAAACCGGTCCGGGGATACGTTTCGACCGTTTTCGGCTGCCCGTATGAAGGTGAAGTGCCTGTCCGGCAAGTGATCAAAGTGTGTGAAGCCCTGTTCGAAATGGGTGTCTACGAAGTTTCCCTCGGGGACACCATCGGCGTGGCCACTCCCTCCCAGGTCAGGGAGGTGCTCAGGGAATTGCTCCGGCATTTCCCCGCCAACCGGTTGGCCGGCCATTTTCATGACACCCGCGGCACGGGACTGGTCAATGCCTGGGTCGCTCTGGAAGAGGGCATCACCACGCTGGACTCCTCGTTCGGCGGACTTGGCGGCTGCCCGTATGCTCCGGGAGCGTCGGGCAATCTGGCGACGGAAGAGCTCGTCTACATGCTCAGCGGCATGGGAGTGGACACCGGCATCGATCTGGATCTGTTGTGCGAAGCCGGACTCGTCGCCGAGAAACTTCTTGGAAGGCCGCTTCCGTCACGGGTGCTCCGGGCACGGGCAGCCGGCAATGACAGCAGCAAGGCTTGA
- a CDS encoding acetyl-CoA carboxylase biotin carboxyl carrier protein subunit has product MAQIQANMAGVVLSILVSPGDRVESGQDVVILESMKMEIPVQSDASGVVKEVKVEPGSFVGEGDVLIELE; this is encoded by the coding sequence ATGGCACAAATTCAGGCAAACATGGCAGGAGTGGTTCTTTCGATTCTGGTTTCTCCGGGAGACCGGGTGGAATCGGGACAAGACGTGGTGATTTTGGAATCCATGAAGATGGAGATTCCCGTGCAGTCCGATGCATCGGGCGTCGTGAAGGAAGTGAAGGTGGAACCCGGTTCGTTCGTCGGGGAAGGCGACGTGCTCATCGAGCTGGAATGA